The following DNA comes from bacterium.
GGGTCTTGTTCGTCGGGCCGAGCGAGCCCGCCACGAAGCGCGGGCGCGCGGGGTCCTTCGCCTCGCCGGCGTCGCAGACCGCGCGCGCGATGGCCGCTGCCGCGCGGTTCATCGCCGCGCAGTCGGCCTCGAGCCCGTAGTCGGCCTGGCTGATCGCCGTCGCGCTGAAGGTGTTCGTGGTCAGGATGTCCGCGCCGCAGTCCAGATAGGCCTCGTGCAGCTTCTGGATGATCGCCGGCTGCGTCAGATTGAGGACGTCGTAGTTGCCCCGCAGGTCGCGCCCATGCGCCGCGTAGCGCTCGCCGCGGAACTCGGCCTCGCTGAGGCCGAGGGTCTGGAGGTAGCTGCCCATCGCCCCGTCGATGATGAGGATGCGCTCGGCGAGCAGGGCGCGCAGGCGCGGGCCGGCGTCGGGGCGCATCAGGCGCCTCCCGGCCGGGCAGGCGCGAGGTCGCCCCGTAGCGCCTCGAGCAGGCGCCGCGCGATCTCGCCGCGATTGAAGGGCGCGCTGATCTGCAGGCCCTGCACCTCGCCGAGCACGGCGCGGCTCATCTCGAGCGCGATGGCGAGGCCCTCGGCGCGCTCGGCCTCGGGGTCGCCCGCCACGCGGCGCATGCGGGCGAGGATCGGCTCGGGGATGCTCACCCCCGGCACCTCGTTGGCGAGGAACTCGGCGTTGCGCGCCGACTGCAGGGGCCAGATGCCGGCGAGCACCGGGATGCGCACGTCGGCCACCGCGGCGAGGAAGCGCTCGAGCGGCTCGACGTCGAAGACCGGCTGCGTCACCGCGTACTCGGCGCCCGCGTCCACCTTCCAGCGGAAGCGCTCGATCTCGCGCTCGAGGTTGATCGCCGTCGGGTTGGCGCCGACGCCGATCAGGAAGCCCGTCGGCGCGCCGATCGCCCGGCCGCCGACGTCGTGGCCGTGGTTGAGACGGTGCACGAGGTTGGTGAGCCCGATCGAGTCGACGTCGAAGACCGGCGTCGCCTGCGGGTAGTCGCCGGCCACCGGTGGGTCGCCCGTGATGAGCAGCAGGTTGCGCAGGCCGAGCGCGTAGGCGCCGAGCAGGTCGGCCTGCATGCCGAGCAGGTTGCGGTCGCGGCAGACGTAGTGCAGCACGGGCTCGATACCCGTCAACTCGCGGGCGACGGTGACCGCCATCGCCAGGGGACTCAGGCGCGCGGTGGCGCGCGGGCCGTCGGGGATGTTCACGGCGTCGAAGCCGGCCTCGGCCATCTCGCGCGTGAGCGCGAGGATCTTCGCCAGCTCCCAGCCGCGGGGCGGCAGCAGCTCGACGCTGCAGATCTTCTCGCCCGCAGCGAGCCTGGCGGCGAGGCGGCTCTTGGCCGCCAGCGGCACGGGCTCGACGGCGCGCTCGGGCGCGGCCGCCTCGAAGCGCACGGCGTGCGTCGGGCGGCTGGGCGCCACGGCGCGCAGGCTCCGCGCGAGCGCAGCGATGTGCTCGGGGGTCGTGCCGCAGCAGCCGCCGATGATGCGCGCACCGGCCTCGATGAAGAGCCGGCCGTAGCGCGCGAAGTACTCCGGGCTCGAGAGATAGAAGTAGCGCTCCTCGACGCGCTTGGGATAGCCCGCATTCGGCTGCACCGAGAGCGGCAGACGAGTGAGTCCGCGCAGCTCCTCGAGCGCGCCGAGCATGATCTCGGGGCCCACGCTGCAATTGAGGCCGATGGCGTCCGGACCCGCGGCCGCGATGGCGGGCAGCGCGTCCGCGAGCGCCGAGCCGTAGAGCGTGAGCCCCTCTTCGTTCAGCGTGAGCTGGGCGATCAGGGGGAGCTGCGGCGCCGCCGCGCGCGCGCCGTGCACGGCCTCGACCAGCTCGCCTGGATTGGCGAAGGTCTCGAGCACGAAGAGCTCCACGCCGCCGGCCGCCAATGCCGCCGCCTGGGCGCGGAAGTGCTCGCGCGCCTCCTCGCGGCTCGTGGGTCCCCAGGGCTCGATGCGCAGGCCGAGGGGCCCGATTGCGCCGGCCACCAGCGTGCCCGGGTGGCCGGCCGCGACCTCCAGCGCCAGCTCGGCGCCGCGGCGGTTGATCGCTTCGCGCTGCTCGGCGATGTGGTGCTTGCCCAGCTTGACGGCGTTCGCGCCGAAGGTGTTGGTCGTCAGCACCTGGGCGCCGGCGCGCAGGTAGTCGGCGTGCACGCTGCGCACCATGTCCGGGTCTTCGAGATTGAGGGCGTCGAAGCAGCGGCCCAGGTGCACGCCGCGGGCGTAGAGACAGGTGCCCATGCCGCCGTCGAAGAGCAGCACTCCCTCGGCCAGCCGCCGCCGGAAGGCCTCGCGCATCGGCTAGCTGCCCTTGGCGCCGCGGCCGAGACCGGAGACCACGAAGGTGTTGCCGGCGCTCTTGTCGCGCGTCACCTCGATGAGGCCCTGGGCCGCCGCGTCCTCGAGCAGATCGCCGAAGGTGGAGAAGCCGGCGCTCTGCTCGTTGAAGCTGGGCTGCTTGCGCTTCATCGTGTCCTTGACCAGGGACGAGTAGAGCGTGCCGCGGCCCTCGCGCAGCAGCGCGGTCACCGTGGAGAGCAGGAGCTGGAAGGCCTTCTGCTTGGGCTTGGGCAGCTTCTCGAGCTGCACGAGCGTGGCCTTGGGCTCGGCGGCCTTGCCGAGGTCCTCGATGAAGATGAACTCGTCGCAGGCGTCCACCAGGAGGTCGCTGGCCGCTTCCTTGAGCGCCATGCCGACGATCACGCGCCGGTTCTCGCGCAGCTTGTTGACGAGGGGGGTGATGTCGCTGTCGCCCGAGACGATGACGAAGGTGTCGATGTGCTCCTTCGCGTAGCAGAGCTCCATGGCGTCGACGACGAGCCGGATGTCGGCGCTGTTCTTGCCCGAGATGCGCGGCTTGGGGATCTCGATCAGCTCGATGCCGGCGCTGTGCAGCTCGTCCTTCTCCTTGGGGTAGCGCGACCAATCGGCGTAGGCGCGCTTGACGACCACCTTGCCCTTTTCGAGCAGGCGGTCGAGGACGGCCTTGATGTCGAAGCGGCCGCCGCGGCCGCGGCCGGCGCGGCCGATGGCCACGTTGTCGAAGTCGATGAAGAGCGCGAGCTGGCTCTCCAGACGGGTACCGTTCACGGCACCTCCAGTGCGGATGGAATGAGGCGGCAGCGCGGAAGCGCGCCGCGGGACGATGGCCTACTCTGGCACGGCGGCCGGCGGCGGTCAATGGCGCGGATTGACGCCTTGTCGCGCCCACCGCGAAGGGCTATCCTCGATGCGAGCCACACGGGAGGCCGTGGCGATGGGCAGTTGGCGCACCCTGAGTCTGATCGGACTCGCAGCTCTGATGAGCGGCAGCCGCGTCGCCCACGCCGTCCCCGCTCTGACCCTGGAAGGCCACGGCCGGGAGACCGGCGGGCTCGCCGTGTCGAACCTGGGCGATACGCTCTGGGTCGTCGGCAGGGTCACCGATGTCGAGGCCAACCCCGGGCTGCCCTACTCGCCGGCGCAGTGCGAGTACACCTTCGCCATCACTGGCCTGATTTCCAGCGGCGAGCACGGCGAAGGTTTCAACCGCATCGTCGTCTACTCCGGCGGTCAGCTCGCGATCTACAGCGACTCGCAGTTCAATGCCGATTGGTTGGCCCCGCAGACGGCCGCTGAACCGCCGGCCTGCTTCCGCGATGGCGAACTCTGGTTCGTCGCCGCGGTGCAGGTCTGCTACCGGGTGTACAGCTCGCAGCATGCCGGCGGCCTCTACTGCCAGTTCGAGGCGGTGGGCGGCACGGCGCTGTCCTGGCTCGATGAGTTGCGGTGGTTCTTTGGCGAGCGAGAGGAGACGCCCGGAGATCTCGTCGCACTCGGCTATGAGCTGACGCTGGCCGGACGCATGTCCACCTGGTGGGAGGATCCGATGCCGAACGGCTGGGGCGCGATCAAGGCGCTGTACTGATCAGTAGAGCGCCTTGACCTGACTCCAGCTCGTCTCCGCCGCGGCGGACGCGCAGGCCGCGCAGCCCTGACCGAAGGCGCCGATCCCGAGCGGCAGGCAGGGGCTGTCCGCGCAGAGCGAGCAGTCACCTGCCGTTGGGTCGCAGAAGAGCGGGTCGGCCAGGATGGTCCCGCATCACCCCGCCGCCGAATCCCTGCTGCGCCCCACCCGTCGCCTGACAGCGGCTGATGACGCGACTCGTCACGCTCAGGGAGCTCTCGACGTAGAGTCCGCCCCCCTGCTCGGCCACGCACCAGTCGATGCAGGCGGCAGCGCGGAAGTGCGCCGCTGGACGATGGCCTGCTCTTGCACGGCGGCGGGCGGCGGTCAATGGCAGGAATCCGGCAGGTCGCTCTGAATACCCGATTATCTAGTGGAATTATCGCGGGTCTTATGCGCCGAAAGCTGTCATGATGATGAGCCCCTACTTCTCACCCTGATTCGGAGGCAGCCATGTTCAAGACCTTTCGGCCACTCGTCGCCGGCATCGCCCTCATCACGATAGCAAGTAGCGCTGTCGCGGTGCCGCGCACGATGCTGTTCGAGAAGTTCTCCAATACCGGCTGAAGCGCCTGTGCATCGGCGGAGCCGATCTTCTTGCAGTTCCTGGCCGACCACCCCGACGACACCGTCGCCATCATCTGGCACGCGAACTTCCCCTACCCGCTCGATCCCTTCTACGCGCACAACGTGACGGCCAACCAGGGCCGCCTGAACTACTACAGCATCACGAGTGTGCCGCGCGTGAGGGTCGACGGCCTGAACGCATCGACAAGCTACAACTCGCTGCTCACCGCCTACAACAATCGCCTGGCCGTGCCGACGGACCCGAGCCTCGACATCAGCGGCAGTTGGGATCCCGACACCCGCGCCGTCCAGGTAACCGCCACCGCCACCACGACGAGCGCGATGACCGCGCAGTACGTGCTGCACATCATGCTCACGGAGAGCGAGGTCTACTTCGACGGAACGAACGGCATCGACTGGCATCAGCACACGCTGCGCGATGCCTTCCCCGGGATCACCGGCACGCCGGTCAGTTTCAGCGGCGAGTTCCCGCAGAGCGCCCAGGTCTCGGTGGATTTCACGCTGCCGACCGGAGCGCCACCGCACGAGTACCGACCCGATTTCTGCGAGATCGTCGTCTTCGTGCAGGAGGTGGGCACGGCCGCTGTGCTGCGTGAGGTGCATCAGGCCGCTGCCGTTCCGCTCATCGACCTCGCCCAGACGCCGGTGGAGAGCTTGCCCGCGGCGCCGAGACTCGGCCAGCCCTTCCCCAATCCCTTCAATCCGAGCGTGGCGCTCCCCGTGCAACTCGCCGAGGCGAGCGAGGTGGCGCTGCGCGTCCTCGATGCGCAAGGGCGCCAAGTGCGCACGCTCCACGCCGGCACCCTCGGCGCCGGCAGTCACGCTTTGCACTGGGACGGCCGCGATGACGCCGGCCGGCGGCTGGGCAGCGGTGTCTACTTGGCGCAACTCATCCACGCGGGCGGCCGCGAGAGCCGCCGGCTCGTGCTTCTGAAGTAGCGCGCCGACTGCTCGGAGAGGGAAGCGAAGACGCGCCGCACTCCTCGGGGAGGCGGCGCGCTCTCACAGGGGGCATGCCCTAGCGCAGCTTCAGCGCCTTGAGCGGCGCACCCCCACCGCTGGCAGCGCGCAGCAGGTAGACGCCCGCCGGCAGCTCGCGACCCCCGGTGTCGCGGCCGTCCCAGCTGCCGCGCCCGTTCGCCAGCGCGAGGCGCCGCACGCAGCGGCCCGTCGAGTCGTAGATCGCGACCTCCACCGCGGCGCCGCGGCTTGCCGCCGCGAGTTCGAGGCGCTCGCGGAAGGGCCGCGGCCAGGCGGCGAGAATGGGCGCGGCGGGCAGCGTCTCGACGGCAGTCAGATCCGGCGCCACGGCCGTGCGGTAAAGCGCCGCCGGCGCCGCGATCGGCCGGCGCTCGACGCGGCCACTGAGATCGGCCGCTTCGAGGTAGTACTCGATCTCGGCGCTGGGCGCCTGCGCCGGCAGCCAGGCGCGCAGGCTGTCGCCGGCGAGGGGCAGGAGCGGCACGCTGGCGAAATCGGTCGCCCCCGCGAGGCGCCAGTGCAGTGCGCAGCCGGCCAGGTCCAGGCCCGCGTCGCTGCGGTCGTCGACGAAGGCCGTCACCGGCCAGTCGGCCGCGGGGATCTCGGCCGGTGGCGGCGCCAGGTCCACGCGCAGCATGCCGCGGTCGAAGATGCCCATCGTCCGGCAGTGCAGGGCGTCGTAGTTGTACCAGGAGCCGGTGAAGCCGAGCACCTCGTAGCCCGGCATGGCGTCTCGATAGGCCTGGAGTGCCGGCGCGTCGCCCTCGCAGTTCAGGATCGGCACCAGCACCTTCTTGCCGAGGATCAGCGCGTTCGTGTAGGCGGCCATGCCCACGTTCGGAAAGGGCCCGCAGTGCACGCGCACGACGCGCAGCGGATTGCCGTAGCAGCTCGTCAGCCCGGCCAGGATCTGCGCGTTCTGCTCCACGTAGGGCGCGTTCTGGTGGCCCGGGTAGAGCTGCTTGACGATCACCGTTTCCTCGTCGAGGAACTTCGCCACGCAGTCGATGTGCTGGATGCCGTAGCTCTCGGTGTTGGGCAGGACGACCAGCTCGCTCACGCCGCACCAGCTCGCCACGGCTGCGCGGAAGGCGGCCTCGCTGAGGTGGTCGTTCTCCGAGACCTGCGCCTCGGAGCAGAAGGCGCGGCCGTGGCCGTCATACATGA
Coding sequences within:
- a CDS encoding bifunctional homocysteine S-methyltransferase/methylenetetrahydrofolate reductase, whose protein sequence is MREAFRRRLAEGVLLFDGGMGTCLYARGVHLGRCFDALNLEDPDMVRSVHADYLRAGAQVLTTNTFGANAVKLGKHHIAEQREAINRRGAELALEVAAGHPGTLVAGAIGPLGLRIEPWGPTSREEAREHFRAQAAALAAGGVELFVLETFANPGELVEAVHGARAAAPQLPLIAQLTLNEEGLTLYGSALADALPAIAAAGPDAIGLNCSVGPEIMLGALEELRGLTRLPLSVQPNAGYPKRVEERYFYLSSPEYFARYGRLFIEAGARIIGGCCGTTPEHIAALARSLRAVAPSRPTHAVRFEAAAPERAVEPVPLAAKSRLAARLAAGEKICSVELLPPRGWELAKILALTREMAEAGFDAVNIPDGPRATARLSPLAMAVTVARELTGIEPVLHYVCRDRNLLGMQADLLGAYALGLRNLLLITGDPPVAGDYPQATPVFDVDSIGLTNLVHRLNHGHDVGGRAIGAPTGFLIGVGANPTAINLEREIERFRWKVDAGAEYAVTQPVFDVEPLERFLAAVADVRIPVLAGIWPLQSARNAEFLANEVPGVSIPEPILARMRRVAGDPEAERAEGLAIALEMSRAVLGEVQGLQISAPFNRGEIARRLLEALRGDLAPARPGGA
- a CDS encoding NYN domain-containing protein, with the protein product MESQLALFIDFDNVAIGRAGRGRGGRFDIKAVLDRLLEKGKVVVKRAYADWSRYPKEKDELHSAGIELIEIPKPRISGKNSADIRLVVDAMELCYAKEHIDTFVIVSGDSDITPLVNKLRENRRVIVGMALKEAASDLLVDACDEFIFIEDLGKAAEPKATLVQLEKLPKPKQKAFQLLLSTVTALLREGRGTLYSSLVKDTMKRKQPSFNEQSAGFSTFGDLLEDAAAQGLIEVTRDKSAGNTFVVSGLGRGAKGS
- a CDS encoding Omp28-related outer membrane protein → MQFLADHPDDTVAIIWHANFPYPLDPFYAHNVTANQGRLNYYSITSVPRVRVDGLNASTSYNSLLTAYNNRLAVPTDPSLDISGSWDPDTRAVQVTATATTTSAMTAQYVLHIMLTESEVYFDGTNGIDWHQHTLRDAFPGITGTPVSFSGEFPQSAQVSVDFTLPTGAPPHEYRPDFCEIVVFVQEVGTAAVLREVHQAAAVPLIDLAQTPVESLPAAPRLGQPFPNPFNPSVALPVQLAEASEVALRVLDAQGRQVRTLHAGTLGAGSHALHWDGRDDAGRRLGSGVYLAQLIHAGGRESRRLVLLK